The window CGCTTTCACCCAACTGGGCCGTGAAGCGGGCTTGAAAGCGTGCTTCCAGCTGTGGGGTCAGGTTGATCTCGGGCACCATCACCAGCACCTGGGCAGTTGGATCGCGCTGCAGCAGCTGCGCGGCCTGGTGCAGGTAGACCTCGGTCTTGCCGCTGCCAGTGCTGCCAAATAGCAGGAATGGCCCTGCATTGGCATCGATCTGCGCACAAACAACGGCTTGCTCGGGGCTCAAGGCCAAGGCGGTGTCAGTGGCTGTGTTTGTTGGCGCGGCCTGGCTTTTGCGTTTGAGCCGCCGGGTCAGCTGCTCTGCTGTCAAATCACGCAAGGCGGGCGGCAAGGCGGTGATGGCCATCTCACCCAGACTGCGCTGATAGTAGCGTGCAGCAAATTGCACCAGGCGCAACCAGTTTTCCGGCATGGGGTCAATGCCTTCGAGCACGGCAGCGATGGGTTTGAGTGCGCTGGCCTCGCCTGCATAGCTGTCATCCTCACCCCAGACAACACCCAGCACTTCCCGTTTGCCCAGGGGTACACGCACCAGACTGCCGCGTGGCAGCAACTGTTCGCTGCGATAGCTCAGCAGCTCGCTGGCAGCGCTGATGGCGCTATGGGCAGGCGTATGGACGGCGACAAGAAGCAAGGGCACGGAATGCAGAGACAGGAGATGCGTGGGCGGAGCGGACCAAAGTACCAAGTGTAGGGCTTGGGACTTCTGATTTCAGGAGGACGCCAAGCGCGGTGCACCAGCCTAGGTATTTTTACCAGTTGTGCAACCCGGAGAAGGCATTGAGAAAATTGTAGGACAACTTACCCACAAGATAAATCCCAAGGTAAATCAACAATGGCCGATGCATTTGTGGATAACTTTGTTGACATACAAGCCGCCATCAGGTGCCCGAGCCACTAACACAGATTGTCGCCCATGGCCTTTGCCTCGTTGACAAAATTTTTTATTTCTATTTTTCAATAAGTTATATACGCGCTCTAGGCATTTTCAAATTCACGCGCCTTGTTTTGTGCTAGTGGGTCTGCTTTCCACATTGTGTGCATAAGTGCTCGCTCACTGCACGGGTGGCGTGCAGCACGGCGCTGCTTCCAGCAGTCATTTATCCACAATTATTCTAGAAATAGCTGATTTATCCACCATAAATCATTGATATGTAAATAATTTATTGAGATTTTTCCCATTTTGATCAAGCTGTGTGCAAGCTTGTGGATACCTCCCTTCTTCTTGTGGGTAGTTGAATTTATTTCTATAAAAATCAATGAATTATTTAGATTCCTCTTTAATCATGGCGGTGGCCGAAATGTGTAAGAGCCTGGCTGCTGCGCTGCCGCAGGCTGCAGTTGTCGTTCTTCGGGCTGTGGTGGGGTGCTTCGTGGCCTCTGTGTTATCCCCGGTCAATGTGGGTTCGCTTCCGATATGATCATGCGCTGATGACCGCGTGCCCGGGCCACATCCGTTCATTGGCGGTTGGTTGCCGACCCGCGCACCTGGATAGATTTAGCACTCGCACATGGCACCTGTCATGTGCTGCTTTGCCACTTGACCCATGCCCCTGATTCGATCGATCTTGCATACGCTCTTCATGAGCCTGACGGTGATTCCGTTCACCCTGACCATTCTGCTGCTGCGCGTATGCGGTGCCAGCAGCATGGCGCGCTATACAGTGGCTCGGCGTTGGCTCAAGCTGTCGGCCGATAGCGCAGGCTGGTTCTGCGGTATCAAGGTGCGCATGCAGGGAATGGAGAATCTGCCGGTGCAGGGCCAGCCGGGGAGTGAAAAAGGCGTGGTGCTGCTGTGCAAGCACCAGTCCACGTTCGAGACTTTTCTGATGCCGGCCATCATGCCGGTGCCGCTTGCCTATGTGTTCAAGAAAGAACTGCTGAAGATTCCGTTCTTCGGTTGGTCGATCGGCAGCCTGGACATGATCCACATTGACCGCAAGGACGGCAGCCGTGCCTTCCACAAGGTGGTGGAACAGGGCAAGCGCCTGCTGGGGCAGGGTATCTGGGTGATCATGTTTCCCGAAGGGACCCGCATTCCACGCGGCGAGACTGGCGACTACAAGACCGGCGCCACCCGCCTGGCCATCATGACGGGCGCGCAGGTGGTGCCGATTGCCGTGACCTCTGCCAAGTGCTGGCCTCGCAAGGCATTCGTGAAGAAACCGGGCACGGTGGATGTGTCGGTGGGCAAACCCATCGACAGCAAGGGTCGCAAGCATGACGAGTTGATGGCAGAGGTGGAATTCTGGATCGAGTCAGAAATGCGTCGCCTGGACCCGGAGGCCTATGTGGGCAAGCCGCAGTTGCCCGCGCGTGCGGAACGCGCCCCGGCTGCGTCCGCTGCCGATGCCTCTGCCGATTGATTTTTTACCGGAGAGCATCTACTTGCCTGCCTGCGATACTTCAGTCTCGCTACAAAGAACTATAAAAACAATAGCTGCTGGTGCTTGTACTTCAAGCGCTGGTGGCTATTTTTCATCGCGAGGCTGCTTCAGGAAAAAACGCGCGATGGTTCAAGACCTGCGGCTGGGCACTTCCAAGGGCGGAAAAGGGTATTTCTCACCGAAATGGGCCAGGACAGCCGTGCAACGGAGGTGGGCATGATTGCGGATGTGCGCCGGCTGGTGCAACTGGCGTTGGACCTGTGGGACCGCAGTGAGCCCAGGGCGCCTGCCGAGGCTGCGGCGGGGCAGGGTGGTACACGCCCATCCGTGCCCGTGGCACCGCCGCCGGTGATCGATAGGCCTGTGGTGCCGTCACTGCAAAAAGTGCCCGATCTGGTGATTCCAGGTGTCCAGCCAGCGCCTGGTGCAGGTGTGGAGACGCCATCTGCGGTGTCTACGAAAACCATGCCGCCCGAGCCTGAGCCCGAATCCTTGTCGCACACCCTGCTGCCACAGGCATTCGAGCACCCGGGGGCCAATCGCGCTGTGTTGTTGGGCGACACCCATATCGCCTACCTGCTCCAGCGCGCCAAGCGGCGCAGCATTGGCTTTCTGGTGGGGGAGGACGGCCTCGTGGTGCGTGCGCCGCGCTGGGTCACGCAGAACGGCATTGACGAAGCGCTGCAGGAGAAGGGGGCCTGGATTGTGCGCAAGCTGGGCGAAATGCAGCGCCGCCGCGCCCATAGCCTGAACGCCACCATCCGCTGGGAAGATGGCGCAACCCTGCCCTTTCTGGGGCAGCCGCTGCAACTGGTGATCGACAGCGAGCAGCGCGTGGCGCGTGCCGGTGCGGTATGGCGAGTGGAGAGCGAGCTACCCGGCAGTCCCTCGCGGCTGTACCTGGCCCTGCCGCGTGCAGCCGGGCGTGAGCAGATTCGGGATCTGGTGCAGGCCTGGTTCATGAAAAGTGCGCGCCAGCATTTTCTCTCGCGGCTCGCTCACTTTGCACCGCTTCTGCGTGTGCATTACACGAGCCTGCGGCTGTCGAGCGCTGAAACTCGCTGGGGCAGTGCCAAATCCGATGGCTCCATCCGGCTGAACTGGCGGCTGATGCACTACACGCCCGCCGTCATCGACTATGTGGTCGCGCACGAATTGGCCCATTTGCGTGTGATGGATCACAGCCCGCGCTTTTGGGACACTGTGGCCGAGGTGGTGCCCGATCACCGCGCGCTGCGCGAGCAGCTCAAGTCGATTCCTGCGCCGCCCTGGGATCTGGCCGCATGAGCCAAATCTTGGCGAAGCTTGGATGGAAAATAGTGATGAAGCGCAGCAGAAATGCGCAGATAGCTATCAAATTTAAAAATATTTCGCCCAACCGGAGGTGAAGAATACAGGCGGTGTATTCTCATTGGCAAATATCTTGTTGAGATTTGGTTTGCGTAAACCGCATGGAGACCGTACCGCTATGACATTGACCACAGAGCAGCAAAAGATCCATCCCGCCAGCGGCTATGCCGGTGATATTGCGCCAGAGCTGGCATGGCACTGGGTGCAAAGCGGCGAAGCCGTGCTGGTGGATGTCCGTACCGATGCCGAGCGTGCCTGGGTGGGGCAGGTGCCAGGCGCCGTGCCCCTTGCCTGGAAGCAATGGCCCAGTATGGCGATGAATCCTGACTTTGACGTCCTGCTGCAGGCGGTTGCCCAGAAGGAGCAAGGGAAAAAAGTCGTTCTTCTGTGCCGAAGTGGCGTGCGCTCGGTGGCTGCCGCAAAACGCGCTACCGAGCTTGGGTTAGCCGCATATAACATCCTTGAAGGCTTCGAGGGCGACGCAAACAGCCAAGGCCAGCGGGGCGGGCTGGGTGGCTGGCGCCAGCATGGCCTGCCTTGGTTTCAATAAAATCAATAGCTTAGCAACGTAAGCGTGGCTAGGTGTAACCGTAGCTCCGATAAAGGCCACACTGGGCTCCTCGCACCAGTAAACTTGGCCCCTCACCAATTAACGGAGTTTTACATTGACAGCTCGTGCTGGCAGCGCAGCTTCTGCTGCAGCCATGGTTGCCAGCGTTCGCACGCATTGGCCTTTGATCAGGAAGATGACGCGTCGCGATGTGAGCGAGCGCTATACGGGCTCGGTTGTGGGGTGGCTGTGGTCGCTCATCATTCCGCTGTGCATGCTGGTGATCTACACCTTTGTGTTCTCCGTGGTGTTCAAGGCGCGCTGGGGTGATCTGAACGAATCCAAGACGCAGTTTGCGATGGTGCTGTTTTCGGGCCTCATCGTGTATGGTTTTTTCTCCGACGTGTTCAACCGTGCCCCGCAGCTGATTCTGGGCAATGTCAACTACGTCAAGCGCGTGGTGTTTCCGCTTGAAATTCTGGTGATCGTGGCCGTGTGCTCGGCGCTGATCCAGTCGCTGGCCAGCCTGGTGGTACTGCTGCTGGCCTTGCTGGTGCTCAATGGCAGCGTGCCGCCCACGGCCTTGCTGCTGCCGCTGATCTGGCTGCCGCTGGTGTTGCTGACCCTGGGTGTGGGCTGGTTTTTTGCATCGCTGGGCGTTTTCGCGCGCGATCTCAAGCAGATCACCGGTGTGCTGACCACGATGCTGATGTTCATTTCTCCCATCTTTTTTCCCGTCAAGGCACTGCCGCCAGAGTTCCAGACCGTGATGTGGCTCAATCCACTGACTTTTTTTATCGAGCAATCGCGCGAGGTGCTGATCTGGGG is drawn from Comamonas odontotermitis and contains these coding sequences:
- a CDS encoding lysophospholipid acyltransferase family protein yields the protein MPLIRSILHTLFMSLTVIPFTLTILLLRVCGASSMARYTVARRWLKLSADSAGWFCGIKVRMQGMENLPVQGQPGSEKGVVLLCKHQSTFETFLMPAIMPVPLAYVFKKELLKIPFFGWSIGSLDMIHIDRKDGSRAFHKVVEQGKRLLGQGIWVIMFPEGTRIPRGETGDYKTGATRLAIMTGAQVVPIAVTSAKCWPRKAFVKKPGTVDVSVGKPIDSKGRKHDELMAEVEFWIESEMRRLDPEAYVGKPQLPARAERAPAASAADASAD
- a CDS encoding ABC transporter permease, producing MTRRDVSERYTGSVVGWLWSLIIPLCMLVIYTFVFSVVFKARWGDLNESKTQFAMVLFSGLIVYGFFSDVFNRAPQLILGNVNYVKRVVFPLEILVIVAVCSALIQSLASLVVLLLALLVLNGSVPPTALLLPLIWLPLVLLTLGVGWFFASLGVFARDLKQITGVLTTMLMFISPIFFPVKALPPEFQTVMWLNPLTFFIEQSREVLIWGRAPDWAAWAVSLVVCAIVAWLGFAWFQKTRKGFADVL
- a CDS encoding rhodanese-like domain-containing protein, yielding MTLTTEQQKIHPASGYAGDIAPELAWHWVQSGEAVLVDVRTDAERAWVGQVPGAVPLAWKQWPSMAMNPDFDVLLQAVAQKEQGKKVVLLCRSGVRSVAAAKRATELGLAAYNILEGFEGDANSQGQRGGLGGWRQHGLPWFQ
- a CDS encoding M48 family metallopeptidase, yielding MGQDSRATEVGMIADVRRLVQLALDLWDRSEPRAPAEAAAGQGGTRPSVPVAPPPVIDRPVVPSLQKVPDLVIPGVQPAPGAGVETPSAVSTKTMPPEPEPESLSHTLLPQAFEHPGANRAVLLGDTHIAYLLQRAKRRSIGFLVGEDGLVVRAPRWVTQNGIDEALQEKGAWIVRKLGEMQRRRAHSLNATIRWEDGATLPFLGQPLQLVIDSEQRVARAGAVWRVESELPGSPSRLYLALPRAAGREQIRDLVQAWFMKSARQHFLSRLAHFAPLLRVHYTSLRLSSAETRWGSAKSDGSIRLNWRLMHYTPAVIDYVVAHELAHLRVMDHSPRFWDTVAEVVPDHRALREQLKSIPAPPWDLAA